One window from the genome of Nicotiana tomentosiformis chromosome 5, ASM39032v3, whole genome shotgun sequence encodes:
- the LOC138892675 gene encoding uncharacterized protein yields MPENSYRPLAIQGSSSGYSGHQAQTSCQQSSVPRGCYECGDPGHMKRFCARLRGKVVQQGHQPMLTAPTAAPSVRPPRSREQVGRGRPRGGGQAGGGRSDGTPSRFYAFPARLDAVASDAVITCIISVCVRDVSILFDLGSTYSYVSSLFDHFLGVPRESLGALVYVSTPVGDSVIVDQIYRSYIITFYGYKTRADLLLLDLTDFEIILGMDWVSPYHAILDCHAKTVTLAIPELPRLE; encoded by the coding sequence atgccagagaATTCCTACCGGCCACTAGCTATTcaaggttcctccagtgggtattcaggccatcaggctCAGACTTCATGTCAGCAGTCCTCCGTTCcgaggggttgttacgagtgcggggatcctggccacatgaagaggttttgtgccagacttcggggcaaggtagtacaacagggtcatcagcctatgcTTACAGCACCAACTGCCGCACCATCTGTCCGGCCACCTAGAAGCAGAGAGCAGgttggtaggggtcgtcctagaggtggaggtcaggcaggtgGAGGCCGGTCAGATGGCACTCCatctagattctatgcttttccggccagactagatgcagtagcctcagatgccgtgatcacatgtattatttctgtctgcgttAGGGATGTTTCGatactatttgatctagggtctacatattcatatgtttcatctctgtttgaccatttcttgggtgttcctcgtgagtccttgggtgctcttgtttatgtgtccactccagtgggcgattcagttattgtggatcagatctatcggtctTATATTATTACTTTCTATGGTTATAAGACTAGAGCAGACCTTCTGTTGCTCGATCtgaccgactttgagatcatcctgggcatggattgggtGTCTCcgtatcacgccatccttgattgtcatgccaagactgtcacCTTGGCAataccagagttgcctagattggagtag
- the LOC138892676 gene encoding uncharacterized protein: MLNLDFTPDPAERKQISEYSPNLHDRVRRYYIKEGPCQPCNHKFPKRIFGGLLRQFNSEWFNTSYSAVGKKHYDVDQFFDIVANVLNTIGSSFKCGEMLREDQAQKLEELFMLGEVDTESGLNQELGLQRQEIPVGDLILRQCITILHYSRQLFMFLKFLQVKLSELNSRFDAVNSDLLLGMYSISKLEDLNYDLDNYILYVREDRDFFNLKGLGDLSEILVETEQHKTWGLIYLLVKLSLILLVATATVERVFSSMKYIKNDLRSRIGIEFINYCLVCYIEDEVFESIPNDAIIDRFQNMTSRQAQL; this comes from the exons ATGTTGAATTTGGATTTTACACCTGATCCTGCTGAAAGAAAGCAAATCTCAGAATATTCTCCTAATCTGCATGACCGAGTGAGGAGGTATTATATTAAAGAAGGACCATGTCAACCTTGTAATCATAAGTTTCCAAAAAGAATTTTTGGTGGACTACTGCGTCAATTTAATTCGGAGTGGTTTAACACTTCATACTCGG CTGTTGGAAAGAAACATTATGATGTGGATCAATTTTTTGATATTGTTGCTAATGTCTTGAATACTATTGGAAGTTCTTTTAAGTGCGGGGAGATGCTCAGAGAGGATCAAGCACAAAAACTAGAGGAATTGTTTATGCTTGGTGAAGTTGATACGGAAAGTGGACTAAATCAAGAACTTGGACTTCAAAGGCAGGAGATACCCGTTGGGGATCTCATTTTAAGACAGTGCATAACTATATTGCATTATTCTCGTCAATTATTCATGTTCTTGAAGTTCTTGCAAGTGAAG CTTTCAGAACTTAATAGTCGTTTTGATGCAGTGAATAGTGATCTACTTCTTGGTATG TATAGTATTTCCAAGCTTGAAGATCTTAACTACGATCTTGACAACTATATTCTTTATGTAAGAGAAGACCGTGATTTCTTTAACTTGAAAGGGCTTGGAGATCTTTCAGAAATACTAGTTGAAACAGAGCAGCACAAGACTTGGGGACTTATTTATTTGCTTGTGAAGTTGAGTTTGATATTGCTTGTCGCTACTGCAACGGTAGAAAGAGttttttcttcaatgaaatacatcaaaAATGACTTGCGGAGCAGAATTGGTATTGAGTTTATAAATTACTGTTTAGTTTGTTATATAGAAGATGAAGTATTTGAAAGTATACCTAATGATGCGATCATTGATCGTTTTCAAAACATGACAAGTCGTCAGGCACAATTGTAA
- the LOC104098378 gene encoding probable calcium-binding protein CML14: MVKDLSNDQVSSMKEAFTLFDTDGDGKIAPSELGILMRSLGGNPTQAQLKSIITEEKLNLPFDFNRFLELMSKHLKPEPFDRQLRDAFKVLDKDGTGCVVVSDLKHILTSIGEKLEAAEFDEWIREVDVGSDGKIRYEDFIARMCAK, encoded by the coding sequence ATGGTGAAAGATCTGAGCAACGATCAAGTATCCTCCATGAAGGAGGCCTTTACCCTCTTCGACACCGACGGCGACGGTAAAATCGCCCCATCGGAACTAGGTATCCTTATGCGTTCACTGGGCGGTAACCCGACCCAAGCCCAACTCAAGTCCATAATCACCGAGGAAAAGCTCAATTTGCCCTTCGATTTCAACCGATTCCTTGAACTCATGTCCAAACATCTGAAGCCGGAGCCATTTGATCGTCAGCTCCGTGACGCTTTTAAAGTCCTCGATAAAGACGGTACCGGTTGCGTCGTTGTTTCGGATCTCAAGCATATCCTTACTAGTATTGGGGAAAAGCTGGAAGCTGCGGAGTTTGATGAGTGGATTCGAGAAGTTGATGTTGGATCCGATGGCAAGATCCGTTACGAGGATTTTATTGCCCGAATGTGCGCCAAGTGA